The genomic interval TACTTCGCAATCACATTGAAGAAATTGACAACGCACTCAGTGAGAACTCTTAGAATATTGTGCAGCAAGTGGAATTACCAGTCCAAATACTATCTGTGGGCGtttctttagtttttttgtttttgaatcaTTAGAAGCACTAGACAGGTTCATATGATGTCGTATTACCTAAGCATGAAAACCTCTTGAATCTTAGTGCATGTTTGTTTTGCCTTATTTTGTAGCTTCCTTGAAATCATGGTGGTTGGGCATTGAGACGGGGATCTAATAGGCTTAGAGATTTGGGATCTGAACATATGGTTATTAGTGCATGTAAAGAACGTGTTGACCAGTTaacttttttatgttatttactAATGCTTACAATATCGTggaagtttggaaattttggCTTAATTATGggttgatatattttttcattttaaattgcaATTTGTTTAGAGATGCAATGATTAAATCTGAACTATACAAAAATACATAGATtgtgatgataaaaaaaatttatgtgatatatgattatttaaaaatgtcacatgatttttattttaatcttggTAGTTcatgatttaattaataattaagataTATTCTTCTCATCTTATAAAAACACATCCTTTTATTTGATgtgctttatatatatatagagagagaaaataaggaaataaaaattCAGTTTTTTGCCATATTATTGAAAATAGATAAtagaatgaatttttttttaaaatacaaaaaaaaaagaagtttaaTGTGCTTGTTTCATGTTTAAATTTCTTAGTTTTCAAAAATAAGGTTTTGTTAAtttgttatataaaattgttaatTGTTTTTACTTCTGATATTTGTTGAGTTTATTGGATATGTGTTGTGGCAATATTGGTTTTAACATTGATATccaaataaagttctcaatttttttcatttcatgctattaattttcaaataaatatatttacaaaatcgaAGTGATGCTTCTATTATAAAAATGTCGtgtagtaaaataataaattttctatttttatttgatttttttcccAAAGTTGCaacttaaaacaatttttttggaAGAATGTGAACTTCAATAATGGTGAAAGAACGACAAATTCAATATTCATGAAGTGGTGTTTCCAGAGTCTGAATAAACATGCTTAGTTTTCAGAAATAATATCTGCCAAATATTATGCTTGTTGCCGTTTTCATCgattaaaataacttaaatcAATTAACAGTGAACACATCGTCGATAATTAGCTGAAAAGTTGCTCTAAATTCAGTAACTtgtattttatcttattatCTGTCTCTGTAATTGAGTGAAGAATTTATTATAGAggaaaaataaagtaattgatATTCGTGTTCTACTAATTTTTTCATACCAAACAAATATTGAAGTTCAATATGAGAATGCATTGGTGAAAGAATGTCACGATTGTATGAGCAGTCCTTCCAGAAAGCATAACTTCATGAACTATATTTTCCATACGAAATATTGAAAGTTCACGGTCGAAAAATGGCACTCAACAAGCACTGCTCATACGCTACATGAACAACACACATGATTAGGGAGTGTGGCATATGAGAGATTCAAATACAACTTGTACATTTTTGTCATCTATTAGCATTACACAGCCGGCACACTGATGGATCCCATGTCAAGTATTCTTGGCAGTATCTGCACATTGGAACAGCTTGTTAAAATTTGGGGTAGTAAACATGCGATATTCAGAATTCCCAGTCAATATCAGTTTCAAACCATACCTCACCCAGTCGTGCATTGATTCTCAAGGGCACAAAATCATCAGCACGTGTCACACCTACATTGACAATTGCAGTAGCTGCACCTGCCTCATGAGCTGCCCTGTGAAGATAAATTTTAGAAATGAAATGATGTCAGATATACAATCAGTCATTTTATAACAGAAAAGTATAAGTATTTCATGGCTTGAAGCTCAAGAATACATTATTTTCCAAATCAGCGTCTTTCCAACGTAATTTTGAAAATACCTGACAAGCCGAAAAGCAGACATGGTCATCACAGACGATCCTAGTACAAGAAAAGCATCACATTTTTTACATGCTTCCATTGCCAAATCGGCTCTGTCCTTGGGAACATTATCACCGAAGAAGACAACCTTCATAATTATTGACGATGAGAACATTCAGGACACATTGTAAATAATTCACATTTAATTCACTCAAACAAGAGTCAACATGTTGCTAGCATAATAAGACACAAATCAATCAGATACATGGTTCACAAAGTATTACTTCTATATTTGTATTATAACTTAGTTTGCTCGGAAAACATCTGTAATCTGCTTTTTCCAGCTAAATCATGAAATATCACAAGTCCAAAAACACACCATGAGCTTATGCCAGAAGAGATAGGTAAGCACCAAAGAACTAAAAAAAGATGCAGCAGAGAATGTTTTCACATAAAACCAAATCAAGCAAAAGAATACACAACATAAATGGCCATCATAGTTGGAATGTTGGTCTAGCCAAACTGGAAAAGTAGTTGCCTATGACAATCCTTTGACCGaattgaagaaagtaaaaggcaaaatactttcatattttattactacagTCCTAAGTTGTTTATATAGGAGGGAAAAATTACCATAGTAATACTGAATCATAATGAcagaatcataaaataaaaataaacagaataatacaaaataaacGAGATTCAAATCTGATTTTCCTTGATTCTTCAACACCCCCTCTCAAGTTGTTGTATAGATATCTTTCATGCCCAACTTGGCTATAAGTTGTTCAAAATTGAGTCTTGCCAAACTTTTTGTCAAGATATCAACAGTTTGTTGATTGGAAGTCACAAATGGCAGACATATAATTCcagcatcaattttttcttttatgaaatggcGGTCATTTTCAATGTGCTTAGTTCTATCATGTTGTACAGGGTTGTGAGCTATACTTATTGTTGTTTTGCTATCGCACAACTATTTTAAGGGTGAGTCAACTATCATTCTCAGTTCGTCCAAGAGTTTACGAATCCACAAAAGTTCACAGATTCCTTGAGCCATTGCTCTGAATTCGGCTTATGCACTACTTCGAGCAACAACCccttgtttcttacttctccaaGTGACTAAATTTCTCCCAACATAGGCACAATATCTATTAGTGGGTTTTCTATCAGTAACTGATTATGTCCAATCAACATCTTTAAATATAGAGGCTTCTCTATCATTAGTTTTCTTGAAGTATAAACCCTTTTCAGGATTGGAATTCAAGTACCTTAAGATCCGATAAACTGCCTCCAAGTATTCTTCATAGGGAGAATGCATGAATTGACTTATAACACTCATAGAGAAAACGATGTCAGGTCTAGTATGGGctagataaataagtttgccAATCAACCTCTAGTATCTTCCAATCTCAACAGGAACACTGCCTTTCTCCCAAAGTTTAGCATTTAATTCCATAGAAGTATCTACTAGTCTACACCCACTCATCCCAGTTTCTTCCAAGAGATCTATGATGTATTTCCTTTGAGAAACAATAATTCTGTTCATTGAGTGAGCAACTTCcataccaagaaaatatttaatcgcgcctaaatctttgatctaaaattcttttatcaaatttttcttcaatctttccatctcaacaatgtcatctcctgtgagaataatatcatctacaCATCTCTTGTCGAGACCACATTCATAAGTGGATTGAGTTCCAATATGGATTCTTGGGcattttcttttggtgcatCAATATAAATCTCAAAATTGTGACAAAATTATATCACTTAAAGTAGCGatgttttcaaaagtaaaagatgAATCTTCCTTAAAATTTCCCCCTGAAGATGAATCTTCTTTACCATTGTCACTTCCGAAgacttgaatatttgtttggtattgagtgcgcaccattttaaagaaaatgttgACAACCTGTCCAACTTccaatttttctttcaatagaTAAATCCAACAAATTCTAGtatgatcatcaataaaagttataCACCATTTTTTActagaaaatgtgtttattctattaggaccccaaacatcactaTGAATAACTGCAAACGATTTTGATTGTTAATATGATTGTGTCGAAAAAGAAGAACAtttttgattgtttatatggttgtgtagaaaaagaagaacgatgatgtttagcaaattcacaagtttcacaataaaataaagacacatccttcttagaaaataatttaggaaacaaatgtttcaaatacgGAAAACTAGGATGTCCTAACCGTAAATGTcataacataatatcatcattattagaaggaacaaaaatagattcaaagCAGGTACTCGTTTTTTGTTGGTCTTTGAAGTCGAGTCTATTATCAAGATAATAGAGTCCTCTACTCTCCTTAGCATTGCCAATCATCTTCTCCGTGCTCAAATCCTTAAAAGTGCAATGAGAATGAAAGAAGTTAGCTTGACAATTTATATCCTTTGTTAATTTCGTAATGGATAACATATTACGTGATAAATTGGGAACATGTAAGACATCTTTTAAGGTTAACACAGGTGACAGAATAACAAAAAATTTCCCTGCAATGGCTGAAAGAGAGCCatctgcaattttaattttgtggtcACCTGCACAAGgactataagaagaaaaaagactCGACTCTCCAGTCCTATGATCAGTAACACCAAAATCGATAATCCAAGTATAGCTGGGAGTGACACTAAGTAGAGCAGTATTTGAAAAATTACCTCTTTGAGCTATAGAGCAAGAAGGCGTTTGAGACTCAAGGAGTTTGTACAATTGATCTAATTGTTCCTTGGTGAAAGGAGATGGGCTTGAAGGAGACTGCTTCTCTTGATCAGAGGTATCAGCTTGGAGGGCATGACCTTCGTTTCCTgcttttttcttccaatttagaGGTTTTCCATGGAGCTTCCAACATTTATCACGTGTGTTGCACCATGGTTTCTTGTCATCTCTCTTCCCATCTTTATTCTTAGTGACTAGGGCAGGACTTTCAACATCAACAACAGAAGGTGACTTATCCATCATAACATCTTGTCTCGTCTCTTCTCTTCTAACTTCTGAGAACGTTTCTCGAAGCGATGGCAATGGAATATTTTCCAATATTCTGTCTCGGACTTCATCAAGCCGCTTATTAAGCCCAACCAAGAACATGAATACTCGGTCGTTCTCCTGTCTCTTAAGAAACAAAACACTGTCCTCACAACACTTCCAATGATCATCATAGCAGAGATCCAATTCTTGCCACAGTGTCATCAACTCATTATAATAGGTAGTAACATCTCTATCTCCTTGTTTGGCATGCCACAATTGTGATTTGAGAtcgaaaatttgaaaagaattttGAATATCAGAATATGTTTCTTTGACAGCTTCCCAAACTTCCTTCGCAGTAggcaaaaacataaaagattttcTAATCGTTGATTCCATATTACTAAGCAGCCAAACAATGATAACAGAGTTCTCAGATTTCCAAAACCTGTAATTCGGATCAGTTGTGGCAGGCATTTGCACCTCTCCTGTGAGGAAACCATATTTTCCATTACCGTCTAATATCAATCTTGCGGTATGGGACCATTCgacataattttttccattgagttTTTGGATTTCAACTTTGAGGGCATTACAAGTTCTCTCATGGccaaaaaaattggaaaaaccATTGTTAGATAAACCATTCCAGCCGCCACTGCCGCCGACATCGCAAAGGCCGCTGCCACTGCCTAAACCAATTATGCCGGCGTTGTTGACTACTTCTGATTTTTCACCCAAACCATTGTCGTTGCTGCCGCCTTTACCCATCAGGGTTGCCTTCCATGGGATATTGTGTGCCATTAAGTAGATAAAAAACAGGCGGGGTCAACTCTTtagctcagttggttagagCGTGTGACTGTTAACCACAAGATCGGATGTTCGACCCTTTTAGTTTAGAGCCCCAAAC from Cicer arietinum cultivar CDC Frontier isolate Library 1 chromosome 5, Cicar.CDCFrontier_v2.0, whole genome shotgun sequence carries:
- the LOC140920312 gene encoding uncharacterized protein — encoded protein: MAHNIPWKATLMGKGGSNDNGLGEKSEVVNNAGIIGLGSGSGLCDVGGSGGWNGLSNNGFSNFFGHERTCNALKVEIQKLNGKNYVEWSHTARLILDGNGKYGFLTGEVQMPATTDPNYRFWKSENSVIIVWLLSNMESTIRKSFMFLPTAKEVWEAVKETYSDIQNSFQIFDLKSQLWHAKQGDRDVTTYYNELMTLWQELDLCYDDHWKCCEDSVLFLKRQENDRVFMFLVGLNKRLDEVRDRILENIPLPSLRETFSEVRREETRQDVMMDKSPSVVDVESPALVTKNKDGKRDDKKPWCNTRDKCWKLHGKPLNWKKKAGNEGHALQADTSDQEKQSPSSPSPFTKEQLDQLYKLLESQTPSCSIAQRGFEHGEDDWQC